In Labrus mixtus chromosome 3, fLabMix1.1, whole genome shotgun sequence, a single window of DNA contains:
- the LOC132960620 gene encoding transmembrane protein 275-like: MVLPDKTSRPSALKKVPHQPTKPRHPSLPSPALCCACGLCIMLAGINITLVGAFAFSTFIPSGNPPIIIGPLLLLIALAFFTACCVVSRRPPTHTGCRKARGGEKWGLVRMGTAAFEMEASEHTLQDTTAVQLSPTNSPTSSHKSCSSHVGNTAPPGCQDRAGLMLPSEAAVMGVAGDNPASTQMLPTQSTY; encoded by the coding sequence ATGGTGCTACCTGACAAAACCTCCAGACCGTCTGCTCTCAAGAAGGTCCCCCATCAGCCCACCAAGCCCCGTCACCCAAGCCTGCCCTCCCCGGCACTCTGCTGCGCGTGCGGACTCTGCATCATGCTTGCTGGCATCAACATCACCCTGGTGGGAGCTTTCGCCTTTAGCACCTTCATCCCTTCTGGTAACCCCCCCATCATCATCGGTCCTCTCCTCTTACTGATAGCCCTGGCCTTTTTCACAGCCTGCTGCGTGGTCAGCAGGAGGCCGCCCACCCACACTGGGTGCCGTAAGgctagaggaggagagaagtggGGGCTCGTGCGGATGGGGACAGCAGCATTTGAGATGGAGGCCAGCGAGCACACCCTGCAGGACACTACGGCTGTTCAGCTCAGCCCCACCAACTCCCCCACTTCATCCCACAAGTCCTGTTCCAGCCACGTGGGCAACACTGCTCCACCCGGGTGTCAGGATAGAGCTGGGCTGATGCTTCCATCAGAGGCGGCTGTCATGGGTGTCGCTGGAGATAACCCCGCTTCCACACAGATGCTGCCCACTCAGAGCACTTACTGA